A genomic region of Alicyclobacillus sp. SO9 contains the following coding sequences:
- a CDS encoding helix-turn-helix domain-containing protein produces MKLDPIFEVDDDCILDPNTIAEILQVSEETARRWCRTGVMDAYAPGGHYIVSGAAFKQFLRESRPTAKWDKRLPR; encoded by the coding sequence GTGAAACTGGACCCGATATTTGAAGTCGATGATGACTGCATTCTCGATCCAAATACGATTGCTGAAATTTTGCAGGTCAGTGAGGAAACTGCCCGTCGGTGGTGTCGTACTGGAGTGATGGATGCGTACGCGCCTGGCGGTCACTACATCGTCTCTGGTGCCGCGTTTAAGCAGTTCTTGCGCGAATCTCGTCCTACTGCAAAATGGGACAAGCGATTGCCAAGATGA
- a CDS encoding aminodeoxychorismate/anthranilate synthase component II produces MLLVLDNFDSFTFNLVQYCGELGAEVTVRRNNISLENLVRLQPEALLVSPGPGTPLQAGSSMDAIRYFSGRIPVFGVCLGHQVLAQAYGGTILRSPELRHGKTSPVHHDGTDPLFSDVPPVFQATRYHSLIVDPATLPSCFDITAWTEDAIMAIRHKETGAAGVQFHPESVLTPSGKQILGNFLQTFMSKVATGVFSA; encoded by the coding sequence TTGCTGCTCGTACTTGACAACTTTGATTCATTTACCTTTAACCTCGTACAGTATTGTGGAGAATTAGGTGCCGAGGTGACAGTTCGGCGTAACAACATTTCCTTAGAAAATCTCGTCCGTCTTCAACCAGAAGCACTCTTGGTTTCCCCTGGACCAGGCACGCCGTTACAAGCCGGTTCATCTATGGACGCTATTCGTTACTTCTCAGGCAGAATCCCGGTTTTCGGGGTATGTTTGGGTCATCAGGTTCTTGCACAAGCTTATGGAGGAACGATTCTGCGGTCCCCCGAGCTTCGACACGGCAAGACTTCTCCTGTTCATCATGATGGTACTGATCCGCTCTTTTCAGATGTTCCTCCCGTTTTTCAAGCGACCCGGTATCATTCGCTCATAGTAGACCCAGCCACACTGCCTTCCTGTTTCGATATTACCGCATGGACAGAAGACGCCATTATGGCAATTCGCCACAAGGAAACGGGTGCTGCGGGTGTGCAATTCCACCCCGAATCCGTGTTGACACCGTCTGGAAAACAAATTCTTGGGAATTTCCTTCAGACATTCATGAGTAAAGTTGCAACAGGAGTGTTTTCGGCATGA
- a CDS encoding GIY-YIG nuclease family protein, translated as MMDNYPRTLSSFFMDGSPAGRVLYTLSNWSGAGLRIPRDLVRLTSQTRTELYRTGVYLLFGKDSKNPNQARARAGQGGILKQRLFDHLATIDWWDECVVFFANDGSLNTGHTRYLELMLIREAKKAGKYLVTQNEPSEDTFDLTEQDRAQVDEFFSYVKLIMSSVGHPVLQQEKTPQTEEESVFVIRSKLDDGTAFEAMGRKSIGAQLRFWRVPSQTRR; from the coding sequence ATGATGGATAACTATCCGCGTACGTTGTCGTCGTTCTTTATGGACGGATCACCGGCGGGGAGGGTGCTGTATACCCTCAGTAATTGGAGCGGTGCCGGACTGCGCATTCCAAGAGATTTGGTTCGACTGACGAGCCAAACACGAACTGAGTTGTATCGTACAGGCGTGTATTTGTTGTTTGGGAAGGATTCGAAAAACCCGAATCAAGCGAGAGCACGGGCTGGGCAGGGAGGAATCCTGAAACAAAGGTTATTTGACCATCTTGCCACAATAGATTGGTGGGACGAATGTGTCGTGTTTTTCGCGAATGACGGTAGCTTGAATACAGGACATACGAGGTATCTCGAACTCATGCTCATCCGGGAGGCGAAAAAGGCGGGAAAATATCTGGTGACCCAGAACGAACCGAGTGAGGATACGTTCGATTTGACAGAACAAGACCGTGCGCAAGTGGATGAATTTTTCTCCTATGTGAAGCTCATTATGTCCTCCGTTGGACATCCCGTGTTACAGCAGGAGAAAACGCCTCAGACGGAGGAGGAATCTGTATTTGTCATCCGCAGTAAGTTGGACGATGGTACAGCATTTGAAGCGATGGGCAGAAAGAGCATAGGTGCCCAATTGAGATTTTGGCGGGTTCCATCGCAAACAAGACGGTGA
- a CDS encoding anthranilate synthase component I family protein, with the protein MTLLKKWNLSNRIDPFYSYLHITEACGEGEVYLLDGAAETQSAYKMSIIAALPVVEVQIKDGNVILIAEETLLENLVRVLQKRGYARDVADAAVGAKSVIAGERAVFFPKDAMDFLEALRTGIRSFFGDTDLAPFAQGFLGYVGYDAVHYLESLPKTTIDDRDLPDVRLQWHSAVIQLTEQRLELYSAAGILQQYVSAEQARVLLEKTKQISRLAADWIQEPPSVPAFYSFSSASGAKGDVNANQQTAGDQAMMSKVPETYNWPPTSAPVLDDESPLTEDVSQEDFENSVRKAKTYIEAGDIFQVVLSKRIRIKKRMHHYEAYDRLRKINPSPYMFMSEYPDMRLFGASPEVQFRTSSGRAEMKPIAGTSKGRGATPEEDKRLSQRLLNDEKERAEHIMLVDLCRNDLGRVSKIGSVSVEDFMTVEPYSHLFHLVSTIRSELREDVNVFHALLSTFPAGTLSGAPKIRAMEIIDELEPYRRGPYGGMIGMIDFDANANTAIVIRTIVETTVESSSTYFVQVGAGIVADSNPEQEWMECGHKSGAILAVLNEKPGVRV; encoded by the coding sequence ATGACCTTACTTAAAAAATGGAACCTGTCGAATCGAATCGATCCCTTCTACAGCTATTTGCACATTACGGAGGCATGTGGAGAAGGCGAAGTGTATTTGCTTGACGGTGCAGCAGAAACACAATCTGCCTACAAAATGAGTATTATTGCTGCACTGCCCGTGGTAGAGGTTCAGATTAAAGATGGAAATGTGATTCTCATTGCAGAAGAAACGCTTCTTGAGAACCTTGTGCGCGTGCTCCAGAAACGCGGCTATGCGCGAGATGTAGCGGATGCGGCAGTCGGGGCAAAGAGCGTCATAGCCGGTGAGAGAGCTGTGTTCTTCCCAAAAGACGCAATGGACTTCCTAGAAGCACTGAGGACAGGAATTCGGAGCTTTTTCGGTGATACGGACTTAGCACCTTTTGCCCAGGGGTTCCTGGGCTATGTTGGATATGATGCCGTACACTATTTGGAATCTCTCCCGAAAACAACGATAGATGACAGGGACTTGCCGGACGTTCGTCTGCAATGGCACAGTGCCGTCATTCAGTTGACTGAACAGAGGCTGGAACTCTATTCGGCTGCTGGAATCCTGCAGCAGTATGTCTCCGCGGAGCAGGCAAGAGTCTTGCTGGAGAAGACAAAGCAGATTTCTAGACTTGCGGCCGATTGGATTCAGGAGCCGCCGTCTGTGCCTGCATTCTATTCGTTTAGTTCCGCATCTGGAGCGAAAGGTGATGTCAATGCGAACCAGCAGACGGCGGGCGACCAGGCGATGATGAGTAAAGTACCTGAAACATACAATTGGCCGCCGACGTCTGCACCTGTGCTGGACGATGAAAGCCCGCTCACAGAAGACGTCTCTCAGGAAGACTTCGAAAATAGTGTTCGAAAGGCAAAGACATACATTGAGGCGGGAGATATCTTTCAAGTGGTGCTATCAAAGCGGATTCGAATCAAGAAGCGTATGCACCACTACGAAGCGTACGACAGGTTGCGCAAAATTAATCCATCTCCTTACATGTTCATGAGTGAGTATCCGGATATGAGACTGTTTGGAGCCAGTCCCGAAGTCCAATTTCGCACATCCTCAGGTCGGGCTGAGATGAAGCCGATTGCCGGTACTTCGAAGGGTAGAGGAGCTACACCAGAAGAAGATAAACGTCTTAGCCAGCGGCTGCTAAATGACGAAAAAGAACGTGCAGAACACATTATGCTGGTTGATTTGTGCCGGAATGACTTAGGGCGGGTTAGCAAAATCGGATCGGTCAGTGTGGAAGACTTTATGACGGTAGAACCTTATTCGCATCTGTTTCACCTTGTATCTACGATTCGAAGTGAACTGCGGGAAGACGTCAATGTGTTTCATGCGCTCTTGTCTACGTTTCCCGCTGGCACCCTTTCCGGTGCCCCGAAGATTCGCGCCATGGAAATTATTGACGAACTGGAACCGTACCGACGCGGGCCTTACGGCGGTATGATAGGGATGATTGACTTTGACGCGAATGCAAACACGGCCATTGTCATTCGCACAATTGTTGAAACGACAGTCGAGTCAAGCAGCACCTATTTTGTCCAAGTGGGCGCAGGGATTGTAGCCGACAGTAATCCAGAACAAGAGTGGATGGAGTGCGGTCACAAATCCGGCGCAATCTTGGCGGTACTGAACGAAAAACCAGGTGTCCGTGTGTGA
- a CDS encoding tyrosine-type recombinase/integrase, which produces MNPRQHRQPVMGTVLINTRTAPTFAEAQVLFQTFLEVKEIEGLRPRTLSDHQVYFKGLVDFVRMSQSENLEEVTLSVDVIRQYILYLKKEKGIWDNHPWLAKDHAHKRGLSPVTINVRLRTLKCFFRYLTREGYMQEDLSAKIKLLKTDKDRIVALDKQQVTALLHQPNLQSYAGSRDYAVMLLLLDTGLRISEALGLTLYDIDLKTHALVVPAHLAKNGKSRELPISPATVQALLKLKSQTQRSLPEGDRLFYSIYGDPLEPSGFRRQLTRYAKRAGIEQTRVSPHVFRHTFAKFYILNGGDAFTLQRLLGHSTMDMVRVYIQMFTSDVQAQHQRYSPVQGILGKTQRRTRMDLRHR; this is translated from the coding sequence TTGAATCCACGTCAGCATCGCCAACCCGTAATGGGTACTGTTTTGATTAATACCCGTACGGCACCTACCTTTGCAGAAGCGCAGGTTTTGTTTCAAACCTTTTTGGAGGTCAAAGAAATTGAAGGATTGAGACCCAGGACGCTCTCCGATCATCAGGTGTATTTTAAGGGCTTGGTAGATTTCGTTAGAATGAGCCAGTCGGAAAACTTGGAAGAGGTCACACTATCGGTCGATGTCATTCGTCAATACATTTTGTACTTAAAAAAGGAGAAAGGCATCTGGGACAATCATCCTTGGCTCGCCAAGGATCATGCACACAAACGCGGGCTTTCTCCGGTCACCATCAATGTCCGACTGCGTACCCTAAAGTGCTTCTTTCGGTACTTGACGAGAGAGGGTTACATGCAGGAGGACCTGAGCGCGAAGATTAAATTGCTGAAGACAGACAAGGATCGCATCGTCGCGCTTGACAAACAACAAGTGACAGCGCTTTTGCATCAGCCCAATCTGCAGTCCTATGCAGGGAGCCGGGATTATGCAGTCATGTTGCTGTTATTGGATACAGGACTTCGTATTAGTGAAGCACTGGGATTGACGCTCTATGACATCGACCTGAAAACCCACGCCCTGGTCGTACCTGCACACTTAGCGAAGAACGGAAAATCCCGTGAATTGCCCATTTCGCCTGCGACGGTTCAAGCCCTGTTGAAACTTAAATCGCAAACGCAGCGGTCACTTCCCGAGGGCGACCGCTTGTTCTACAGCATCTACGGCGACCCCTTGGAACCGTCTGGCTTCCGAAGGCAATTGACGCGATACGCTAAACGTGCCGGAATCGAACAAACCCGCGTTTCACCACACGTGTTTCGGCATACCTTTGCCAAGTTCTATATTTTGAACGGTGGGGATGCTTTTACGCTGCAGCGCCTCCTTGGGCACAGCACCATGGATATGGTCCGTGTCTATATTCAAATGTTTACTTCCGATGTACAGGCGCAACATCAACGGTACAGCCCCGTGCAGGGTATTTTGGGGAAGACCCAACGCCGGACACGAATGGACCTGCGACACAGGTAA
- a CDS encoding DUF4357 domain-containing protein, protein MSSAVSFSALSAVRKKDIEDLLSNGVIVDKGDYYEFEKNHRFSSPSYAAVIVLGRNVSGLTEWKCASLTLRDYEFEQNSALTAQC, encoded by the coding sequence GTGAGTAGTGCGGTTTCCTTTTCGGCATTGAGCGCAGTACGTAAGAAGGACATCGAAGACCTTCTCTCCAACGGGGTAATCGTGGACAAGGGCGATTATTATGAGTTCGAGAAAAATCATCGGTTTTCTAGCCCATCCTACGCTGCGGTCATCGTTCTCGGACGAAACGTTAGTGGGCTGACAGAATGGAAGTGCGCTTCTTTGACGTTACGGGACTATGAATTCGAGCAGAACTCAGCGCTCACCGCTCAGTGTTGA
- a CDS encoding DUF4304 domain-containing protein, whose protein sequence is MKVLLQRVDQELKSLGYRRKGNNFWKIENDFYRVINFQRGLYGQYYFINIGIHPHGMPKLVSNELLILEQPKEHECIIRQRVEQVVKNIEMRVFEEGLVSIENERAADYFIESMPEIEEWILKYGTYEGIIGKTEDDMYSLLNVSPIAKRKEFALLQVFCKIKLRDKDGANEALVKYKAEKVNGLNFRKIDNYLVSLIDCIT, encoded by the coding sequence ATGAAGGTATTATTGCAAAGAGTCGATCAGGAACTAAAGAGCCTAGGATATAGGAGAAAGGGAAATAATTTTTGGAAAATTGAAAATGATTTTTACAGAGTAATCAATTTTCAAAGAGGGCTTTACGGACAATACTATTTCATTAACATAGGTATACATCCTCATGGAATGCCTAAACTGGTTTCCAATGAATTGCTAATTTTGGAACAGCCAAAAGAACATGAATGTATCATAAGACAAAGGGTAGAACAAGTCGTAAAGAATATAGAAATGAGAGTTTTCGAAGAAGGATTAGTTTCAATTGAAAACGAGAGGGCAGCGGATTATTTTATTGAGAGTATGCCAGAAATCGAGGAATGGATTTTGAAATATGGGACGTACGAAGGGATAATTGGCAAAACTGAAGATGACATGTATTCGTTGCTCAACGTGTCGCCCATTGCCAAAAGGAAAGAGTTCGCCTTATTGCAGGTTTTTTGCAAAATTAAACTAAGAGATAAGGACGGAGCCAATGAGGCTTTAGTGAAATACAAAGCCGAAAAAGTCAACGGTCTAAATTTCCGTAAAATAGATAATTATTTAGTTTCGTTAATTGATTGTATTACTTAG
- a CDS encoding RDD family protein: MTPLKRIIAYIIDMCVVGVYIGLLAIVGLSIVHLGHHDTVVNSSFERAMAQLGAFFVLTLPVTVWLAAWEYGAQVTPGKRLMGLKVVTYDGRQLTLRQAFLRSVIKVTPPWELAHAAVWRLVTIHGTGPDIVTYLFLSCSYFIILLNVVLLFLPTSRLLHDRLARTIVR, from the coding sequence GTGACACCTCTGAAGAGGATTATTGCGTACATTATTGATATGTGTGTAGTGGGCGTTTACATCGGTCTGCTTGCCATAGTGGGACTATCGATAGTCCACTTGGGACATCACGATACGGTGGTCAATAGCAGCTTCGAACGTGCAATGGCTCAACTTGGAGCCTTCTTCGTGCTGACACTGCCAGTGACAGTATGGTTGGCTGCTTGGGAGTACGGAGCGCAGGTAACACCAGGCAAGCGTTTGATGGGTCTAAAAGTGGTTACATACGACGGAAGACAATTGACCCTGAGGCAAGCGTTTCTAAGGTCAGTCATAAAAGTCACACCTCCATGGGAGTTGGCTCACGCTGCCGTTTGGAGGCTAGTCACCATTCATGGAACAGGTCCTGATATTGTCACTTATCTTTTTCTCAGTTGTTCCTACTTCATAATTCTGCTCAATGTAGTATTACTCTTTTTACCCACAAGCAGACTACTTCACGACAGATTAGCTAGGACCATCGTGAGGTAG